In one Arenibacter antarcticus genomic region, the following are encoded:
- the recF gene encoding DNA replication/repair protein RecF (All proteins in this family for which functions are known are DNA-binding proteins that assist the filamentation of RecA onto DNA for the initiation of recombination or recombinational repair.): MFLKKLSLINYKNFASQDFDFDTKINCFVGDNGVGKTNVLDAIYHLSFGKSYFNPIATQNIKHEADFFVIEGEFQKEQREEKILCSLKRGMKKVIKRNAKVYDKFSDHIGFIPLVIISPADRDLIIEGSETRRKFMDGVISQSDKNYLQNLIKYNKVLAQRNSLLKYFSVNHTFDKTTLGIYNEQLQQYGQEIFNKRLLFLESFIPIFKEQYLVISGGKEPVDLTYQSRLLEDNLVTLLEESLEKDRALQYTSTGTHKDDLMFVIDGHPIKKFGSQGQQKSFLIALKLAQFYFIKKQAGTTPLLLLDDIFDKLDENRVAHIIRLVDEDNFGQIFLSDTHADRTENAVKNTHQSYKIFKL, translated from the coding sequence ATGTTTCTAAAGAAATTATCGCTTATAAATTATAAAAACTTTGCCTCTCAAGACTTTGACTTTGACACAAAGATCAATTGTTTTGTGGGTGATAACGGGGTTGGAAAAACCAATGTCCTCGATGCTATTTACCATCTTTCCTTTGGAAAAAGCTATTTTAATCCTATTGCAACGCAGAATATAAAACACGAAGCCGATTTTTTTGTGATCGAAGGTGAATTTCAAAAGGAACAAAGGGAAGAAAAAATATTATGCAGCCTTAAAAGAGGCATGAAAAAAGTAATTAAACGCAATGCCAAGGTGTACGATAAATTCTCGGACCATATTGGATTTATCCCTTTGGTTATCATCTCTCCGGCAGACCGAGACCTCATTATTGAAGGAAGTGAAACCAGACGTAAGTTTATGGACGGGGTAATATCACAATCGGACAAAAATTATCTCCAAAATTTAATTAAATACAACAAGGTTCTAGCACAACGAAATTCCTTGTTAAAATACTTTTCGGTTAACCACACTTTTGACAAGACCACCTTGGGCATATACAACGAACAACTCCAACAGTATGGCCAAGAAATATTTAATAAAAGACTGCTGTTTTTAGAGTCCTTTATCCCCATTTTCAAGGAACAATATCTCGTAATTTCCGGAGGTAAGGAACCCGTAGATTTAACATATCAAAGCAGGTTGTTAGAGGATAATCTAGTAACTTTATTAGAGGAAAGTTTAGAGAAGGACAGAGCGCTGCAATACACCAGTACAGGGACTCATAAAGACGACCTGATGTTTGTTATAGATGGCCATCCCATAAAAAAATTCGGGAGCCAGGGACAGCAAAAATCCTTTTTGATCGCCTTAAAATTAGCCCAGTTTTATTTTATAAAAAAGCAGGCTGGCACTACTCCATTATTGTTATTGGACGATATTTTTGACAAACTGGACGAGAACAGGGTAGCACATATTATTCGTCTAGTGGACGAGGATAATTTTGGACAGATATTTCTAAGTGACACCCATGCCGATAGAACCGAGAATGCAGTTAAAAACACACATCAGTCCTATAAAATATTTAAATTATAA
- a CDS encoding Gfo/Idh/MocA family protein, with protein MGNNKTFKSLSSGRREFIKKSGITLIGGSLAYPALSFGAINPFMDSTIKVGLIGCGGRGTGAAAQALEADPNVILYAMGDVFEDRLNLAHTELLKVSGNKIKVDQKNKFIGFDAYQKVIDSGVDVVILTTPPAFRPDHLTAAIDAGKHVFCEKPVAVDAPGIHKVLAAAKKAKEKGLSLVSGFCFRYDYPNRAIFERVLDGQIGDIKTVTTFRHGGEAWYKERQPDWTDMTYNMRNWYYYNWLSGDFIVEQAVHSLDMMSWVMGDKMPISATGTGGRQVRVDKKYGNIYDHFAVEFEYENGAKGYHFTRQQSDTSHKNSVEVHGSEGSSITHIGRRYEITGKNSYTYDGERNNMFQTEHDELFASIRNGKPMNDGEWMAKSTMLAIWARMVAYTGQTLTWEQVFNSKESLGPKIDEYNWDLVWPTSPVAIPGKTKFI; from the coding sequence ATGGGAAATAATAAGACCTTTAAATCCCTTTCCTCGGGAAGAAGGGAATTCATCAAAAAATCTGGCATCACCTTAATCGGGGGATCTCTAGCGTACCCAGCTTTATCTTTTGGAGCCATCAATCCGTTTATGGACTCTACCATAAAAGTAGGATTAATTGGCTGTGGAGGTCGTGGTACTGGTGCAGCTGCCCAAGCTTTAGAAGCCGATCCCAACGTAATTCTCTACGCCATGGGGGATGTTTTTGAAGACCGATTGAATTTGGCCCATACCGAACTATTGAAAGTGTCTGGAAATAAGATAAAGGTAGATCAGAAAAACAAATTCATTGGATTTGACGCCTACCAAAAAGTAATTGATTCGGGGGTAGACGTAGTAATACTAACCACTCCTCCAGCATTTAGACCAGACCATCTCACTGCCGCTATTGATGCAGGAAAACATGTATTTTGTGAGAAACCTGTAGCGGTAGATGCCCCAGGAATACACAAAGTATTGGCTGCGGCCAAAAAAGCAAAAGAGAAAGGTCTATCCTTAGTCTCAGGCTTCTGTTTTCGCTACGATTACCCTAACAGAGCTATCTTTGAACGAGTGTTAGATGGTCAAATTGGGGATATAAAGACCGTTACCACTTTTCGCCATGGCGGAGAAGCTTGGTATAAAGAACGGCAACCAGATTGGACAGACATGACCTATAATATGCGGAACTGGTACTATTACAATTGGTTATCGGGCGATTTTATTGTAGAACAAGCGGTACATAGCTTGGATATGATGTCTTGGGTGATGGGTGATAAAATGCCGATAAGTGCCACTGGAACCGGAGGAAGACAGGTGCGAGTGGACAAGAAGTATGGAAATATTTACGACCATTTTGCGGTGGAATTCGAATATGAAAACGGGGCAAAAGGATACCATTTCACAAGACAACAAAGCGATACTTCCCACAAAAATAGCGTGGAAGTCCATGGCAGTGAAGGTTCTTCCATTACCCATATTGGACGTCGATATGAAATAACCGGTAAGAACAGCTATACCTACGATGGGGAAAGGAACAATATGTTCCAAACCGAGCACGATGAACTATTTGCGTCAATCAGAAATGGCAAACCCATGAACGACGGAGAATGGATGGCCAAGAGTACTATGCTGGCAATCTGGGCTCGTATGGTAGCCTACACTGGACAAACCCTAACTTGGGAGCAAGTCTTTAATTCCAAAGAGTCTTTGGGGCCCAAAATAGACGAATACAATTGGGATCTAGTATGGCCCACTTCTCCAGTGGCCATTCCTGGTAAAACAAAATTTATTTAA
- the ribH gene encoding 6,7-dimethyl-8-ribityllumazine synthase, with amino-acid sequence MATVNKNLSVYDKATIPNAKDFRFGIVVSEWNDTITEGLYQGAIETLLDCGAKEENVIRWNVPGSFELTYGAKKMINTQKVDAVIAIGSVIKGETMHFEFVCEATAQGIMDLNVGTDTPVIFCVLTDNTMDQAIARSGGEHGNKGTEAAIAAIKMVHLGR; translated from the coding sequence ATGGCAACTGTTAATAAAAATTTATCGGTTTATGATAAAGCTACAATCCCAAATGCGAAAGATTTTCGATTTGGGATTGTCGTTTCAGAATGGAACGATACCATTACGGAAGGACTTTATCAAGGGGCTATTGAGACATTGTTAGACTGTGGGGCCAAAGAAGAGAATGTTATTCGATGGAACGTTCCTGGAAGTTTTGAACTTACCTATGGTGCAAAGAAAATGATCAATACCCAAAAGGTAGATGCCGTAATCGCCATTGGTAGTGTTATAAAAGGGGAAACCATGCATTTCGAATTTGTCTGTGAGGCCACAGCTCAGGGAATTATGGATTTGAACGTTGGCACCGATACGCCTGTTATTTTCTGTGTTCTAACAGATAATACTATGGATCAGGCTATTGCCCGTAGTGGTGGTGAGCATGGAAATAAAGGTACGGAAGCTGCTATTGCTGCAATTAAGATGGTTCATCTGGGGAGATAA
- a CDS encoding rhomboid family intramembrane serine protease, which yields MGNKNITYLYSRLNIAEKLIVFNVAIFIIVGLINVLFGLANNAGIARWFELPKDFFDFLSQPWSLVTYSFFHSGFGHIFWNMIMLYFSGKIFLNLFDMKRFINVYFLGVILGGLIFLLSYNIFPALIGQNTSLIGASAGVTAVLIFICTYLPNQEVRVIFFNVKLWHIGVLVVLLDLVQISLGQNIGGHMAHLGGALLGYYYATQLPKGNDIGSWFSGFLNSISNMFKGKEKKASMKTVYKKEGAGGGKTVNYDKESRQRKIDAILDKISKSGYESLSKTEKDFLFKAGKED from the coding sequence ATGGGTAATAAAAATATTACATATTTGTACAGTAGGTTAAACATTGCCGAAAAGCTGATTGTATTTAATGTTGCGATATTTATTATTGTGGGACTGATCAATGTGCTGTTCGGACTGGCTAATAATGCTGGTATAGCACGTTGGTTCGAATTGCCTAAGGACTTTTTCGATTTCCTTTCCCAGCCGTGGTCCTTGGTTACATACTCCTTTTTCCATTCCGGTTTCGGGCATATTTTCTGGAACATGATTATGCTTTATTTTTCCGGTAAGATTTTTCTAAACCTCTTTGACATGAAAAGGTTTATAAATGTTTATTTTTTAGGGGTTATCCTTGGAGGATTGATCTTTTTATTGAGCTACAATATTTTTCCTGCGCTAATTGGTCAAAACACTTCTTTAATTGGCGCCTCCGCCGGTGTTACCGCCGTATTGATATTTATTTGTACTTATTTGCCGAACCAAGAGGTGCGCGTTATATTTTTCAATGTTAAACTATGGCATATTGGCGTATTGGTGGTGTTGTTAGATTTGGTGCAGATTTCCCTAGGCCAAAATATTGGAGGGCATATGGCCCACTTGGGAGGTGCCCTCCTGGGTTATTATTACGCTACGCAGCTCCCAAAAGGAAATGATATAGGAAGCTGGTTTTCCGGATTTCTAAACAGCATATCAAATATGTTTAAAGGAAAAGAAAAGAAAGCGTCCATGAAGACCGTATATAAAAAGGAAGGTGCTGGTGGTGGGAAAACAGTGAACTATGATAAAGAAAGCCGTCAGCGAAAAATTGATGCCATTTTGGATAAAATTAGTAAGTCGGGTTACGAAAGTCTTTCTAAGACCGAAAAGGATTTTTTGTTCAAGGCGGGTAAGGAAGATTAG
- a CDS encoding DUF6122 family protein: MLRWCLHYGIHFLVPILVGLLFYKEYRWKAILILLAGISIDLDHLWADPLFDPNRCSINFHPLHTYWAIAIYFLMLIPQRTRIFGLALVIHIVADFTDCLLM, encoded by the coding sequence ATGCTTAGATGGTGCCTTCATTATGGAATACATTTTCTAGTTCCCATCCTTGTTGGCCTACTATTTTATAAGGAATACAGATGGAAGGCCATACTAATTCTTCTGGCCGGTATTAGCATTGATCTAGACCATTTATGGGCAGATCCCTTGTTCGATCCAAATCGCTGTAGCATAAACTTTCACCCATTACACACCTATTGGGCCATTGCCATCTATTTCCTGATGTTGATTCCCCAAAGGACCAGAATATTTGGCCTTGCGCTCGTAATACATATTGTAGCGGATTTTACGGACTGCCTACTTATGTAA
- the mutL gene encoding DNA mismatch repair endonuclease MutL: MADIIQLLPDHVANQIAAGEVVQRPASVVKELMENAIDAGGSTVKLIVKDGGKTLIQVIDDGVGMSATDARLSFERHATSKIRKAEDLFNLNTNGFRGEALASIAAIAHVEMQTRTEQDEVASHIRIEGSKIIFQEVAVGPKGTSMMVKNLFFNIPARRNFLKSTQVELRHIIDEFQRVALAHPSIAFHLYNNGSEIFNLPSSNIRQRIVNIFGGKTNEKLVPVQEETQVVTISGFISKPEFAKKSRGEQFFFVNNRFIRSPYLHHAIVAAFDGLIKKESHPGYFLYLTVDPASIDINIHPTKTEIKFDDEHTLYAILRSTVKHSLGQFNVIPALDFEQDQNLETPYDYKNKSAHQPGVIVDAGFNPFKEENWTTGGRPNFQKQSTKGWESLYVGMESQGNKNHEFSSVSFESDTITGSIFDDSKIGVDSVTTTFQLRRKYIVATIKSGMVVIDQSRAHQRVLYEKFLKNITVKGAISQQLLFPLSLTFSKSDRAIIVEIQENLTTIGFVFEAIGEEEITITGVPLSVPESGVSMILEQLISDYQQDFVVDGFSQTDVLSKTLAKSLAVKTGEMLDSESQLALVNDLFACKESQLSPFNKSIYVTITESDIDKKFM, encoded by the coding sequence ATGGCAGATATTATTCAGCTTTTGCCAGATCATGTAGCTAACCAAATTGCTGCAGGGGAAGTGGTGCAACGTCCAGCCTCCGTTGTTAAGGAATTAATGGAAAATGCTATAGATGCAGGTGGATCTACCGTTAAATTAATAGTGAAAGACGGGGGAAAGACCCTGATCCAAGTTATAGATGACGGTGTGGGCATGAGCGCTACCGATGCGCGACTCAGTTTTGAGCGGCATGCTACCTCCAAAATAAGGAAGGCCGAAGATCTATTTAATCTTAATACCAATGGTTTTAGGGGGGAGGCGTTGGCATCCATAGCGGCAATTGCCCATGTGGAAATGCAGACCAGAACTGAACAGGATGAGGTGGCTTCCCATATTAGGATAGAAGGGAGTAAAATAATTTTTCAGGAAGTTGCGGTAGGTCCCAAAGGAACCTCTATGATGGTTAAAAATTTATTTTTTAATATTCCCGCTAGACGCAATTTTTTAAAATCTACCCAAGTAGAGCTACGGCATATCATAGACGAGTTTCAACGTGTGGCACTAGCCCACCCGTCTATTGCCTTTCATCTGTACAATAATGGGAGTGAAATATTTAACCTGCCCAGCTCTAACATACGGCAGCGTATTGTAAATATATTTGGTGGCAAAACCAACGAAAAGTTGGTCCCCGTGCAAGAGGAAACTCAAGTTGTGACTATCAGCGGATTTATTAGTAAGCCAGAATTCGCGAAAAAGAGTAGGGGGGAGCAGTTCTTCTTTGTCAACAATAGATTCATAAGGAGTCCCTACCTGCATCACGCCATTGTGGCGGCTTTTGATGGCCTAATTAAAAAGGAGAGTCATCCAGGGTATTTTCTATATCTTACTGTAGATCCCGCTTCCATCGATATTAATATTCACCCTACCAAAACCGAGATAAAATTTGATGATGAACACACCTTATATGCTATTTTACGGTCTACCGTGAAACATAGTCTAGGGCAGTTCAACGTAATTCCGGCCTTGGATTTTGAGCAGGATCAAAATTTAGAAACCCCTTATGATTACAAAAACAAATCGGCACATCAACCAGGGGTGATCGTAGATGCTGGATTTAATCCCTTTAAGGAAGAAAATTGGACCACGGGAGGAAGGCCTAATTTTCAGAAACAATCTACAAAGGGGTGGGAATCGCTTTATGTGGGAATGGAATCTCAAGGGAATAAAAATCACGAGTTCAGCAGTGTTAGTTTCGAATCCGATACTATAACTGGCTCTATCTTTGACGATAGTAAAATTGGCGTGGATAGCGTTACTACTACCTTTCAGTTAAGGCGAAAATATATTGTTGCCACCATAAAATCTGGAATGGTAGTCATAGATCAAAGTAGGGCCCATCAACGGGTGCTCTATGAAAAATTCCTAAAGAACATTACCGTTAAGGGGGCAATTAGCCAACAACTACTATTTCCATTATCTTTGACCTTTTCCAAATCGGACCGTGCCATTATCGTAGAAATTCAGGAGAATTTGACCACTATTGGTTTTGTGTTTGAGGCTATCGGTGAGGAAGAGATTACGATTACTGGGGTTCCATTATCGGTGCCCGAAAGTGGCGTGAGCATGATTCTGGAGCAGCTGATTTCGGACTATCAACAAGATTTTGTGGTAGACGGATTTTCTCAGACCGATGTGCTGTCTAAAACATTGGCTAAATCCTTGGCTGTAAAGACTGGGGAAATGCTAGACAGTGAGTCGCAATTGGCTTTGGTAAACGATTTGTTTGCGTGTAAGGAGTCTCAATTAAGTCCTTTTAATAAATCAATATACGTCACCATTACCGAGAGCGATATTGATAAAAAATTTATGTAG
- a CDS encoding rhomboid family intramembrane serine protease: MGRITDAVKHLIIINVLFFVATQVYGDQMYQWFSLWFPKNENFAIWQVVSHMFMHGGFMHILFNMYALWAFGSPLERMWGRNKFFFFYFSAGLGAALIHTGVNYYYFNQGLDALVNTGIPKEQIMEIITSGKYSPNWYNIAPKDTIDSFLSAINTPAVGASGAIYGVLVAFGMSYPNSELFLMFIPVPVKAKYFIPVLIGLDLFSGVTGYSIFGNGIAHFAHVGGALFGFLMMWYWKKNQFNSNRWDR, from the coding sequence ATGGGTAGAATTACTGACGCAGTAAAGCATTTGATCATTATTAATGTGCTATTTTTCGTAGCCACACAGGTTTATGGGGACCAAATGTACCAATGGTTTTCTCTTTGGTTTCCCAAGAATGAAAATTTTGCTATTTGGCAGGTGGTGTCTCATATGTTTATGCATGGCGGGTTTATGCATATCTTATTTAATATGTACGCCCTATGGGCATTTGGCTCCCCATTGGAACGAATGTGGGGGCGGAACAAATTTTTCTTTTTCTATTTTTCAGCTGGCCTTGGTGCGGCTTTGATCCATACTGGAGTTAATTATTATTATTTCAATCAGGGTTTGGATGCCTTAGTCAATACAGGAATTCCCAAAGAACAAATAATGGAAATAATTACCAGTGGAAAATACAGCCCCAATTGGTACAATATAGCTCCAAAGGATACTATAGATAGTTTTTTAAGCGCAATTAATACCCCAGCAGTGGGAGCTTCTGGAGCAATTTACGGGGTATTGGTGGCTTTTGGGATGTCTTATCCCAACAGTGAGCTTTTCTTGATGTTTATACCGGTCCCGGTAAAGGCAAAGTACTTTATTCCTGTGCTGATTGGCCTCGATTTGTTTTCGGGAGTTACCGGGTATTCTATTTTTGGAAACGGAATTGCACATTTTGCTCATGTGGGCGGGGCTTTATTTGGATTCTTGATGATGTGGTATTGGAAAAAAAATCAGTTTAACAGCAACCGATGGGATCGATAA
- a CDS encoding riboflavin synthase subunit beta, with protein sequence MGKFSRLRKNKKFGYSPRYYNDKGEGNPYKIEHKLDKFRPTMDGRSGLKGKFSRAIGDFKRSGNRSQTIRLVVIIAILVLIFLYIIDFDLSIFISK encoded by the coding sequence ATGGGAAAGTTTTCAAGATTACGTAAAAATAAAAAGTTCGGGTATTCACCGCGTTATTATAACGATAAAGGTGAGGGGAATCCCTATAAAATTGAACATAAATTGGACAAATTTAGACCTACCATGGACGGCCGTTCTGGTCTTAAAGGTAAATTTTCCAGAGCTATAGGAGATTTTAAGCGTTCGGGTAATCGAAGTCAGACCATTAGATTGGTTGTTATCATAGCTATCTTAGTACTTATATTTCTCTACATTATAGATTTCGATCTATCCATTTTTATTTCTAAATAA
- a CDS encoding endonuclease/exonuclease/phosphatase family protein, translating into MRYLINKLVFLVNGLFAFLLAMSCFVPQIPVTHFPFLSILSLMVPLLVLTNVIFFCYWLLLGSRNLWMSAIVLGIGYLVMGTFFRFQPSEEPISKGEISIMSFNARGFNRSGMISDKTISTQIVALVKAEDPDIVCFQEFDYTKKKSADFNAYKYSFIDYEYGHKKVVLAIYSKFPILNNGSLDFPESANSAIYADVVTQKDTVRVYNLHLESHKVIPSVRRLSDEPKARLYKRMSRSFAKQQEQAAIFNAHRNATPYKKIVSGDFNNTQFSNVYQVIKDDMQDSFLEQGSGYGRTYNFKYYPVRIDFIFLDKAFEVKAHKNFDVKLSDHFPLMASFNIGAQ; encoded by the coding sequence ATGCGGTATTTAATCAATAAGTTAGTATTTCTTGTCAATGGACTTTTTGCCTTCTTACTAGCCATGTCTTGCTTTGTACCCCAAATTCCAGTAACGCATTTCCCCTTTCTTTCTATATTATCCCTTATGGTACCTTTGTTGGTGCTTACTAACGTTATCTTCTTTTGTTATTGGTTGCTTCTAGGGAGTCGTAATTTATGGATGTCCGCTATTGTTTTGGGTATTGGCTATCTCGTTATGGGTACATTTTTTAGGTTTCAACCGTCCGAAGAGCCAATTAGCAAGGGCGAGATTAGTATTATGAGTTTTAATGCCCGTGGATTTAATCGTTCGGGAATGATAAGTGATAAGACGATAAGTACACAAATAGTAGCTCTTGTAAAAGCTGAGGACCCAGATATAGTCTGTTTTCAAGAGTTTGATTATACAAAAAAGAAGAGTGCGGATTTTAATGCTTATAAGTATAGCTTTATTGATTATGAATATGGGCATAAAAAAGTGGTTCTTGCCATTTACTCCAAATTTCCAATTCTTAATAATGGATCTCTAGATTTTCCCGAAAGTGCAAACAGCGCTATTTATGCCGATGTAGTCACCCAAAAGGATACGGTTCGTGTTTATAACCTCCACTTGGAATCGCATAAGGTAATCCCCAGTGTAAGAAGACTAAGTGATGAGCCAAAGGCCCGACTTTACAAGCGAATGAGTAGGTCCTTTGCAAAACAGCAGGAACAAGCTGCAATTTTTAACGCACACCGAAATGCTACTCCCTATAAGAAAATTGTCTCTGGCGATTTTAATAATACCCAGTTTTCCAATGTCTACCAAGTTATTAAAGATGATATGCAGGATTCCTTTTTGGAACAAGGGTCTGGTTATGGTCGGACTTATAACTTCAAATACTATCCCGTTAGAATAGATTTTATCTTTTTGGACAAGGCTTTTGAAGTTAAAGCGCACAAAAATTTTGATGTAAAATTGTCAGATCATTTTCCCTTAATGGCCTCTTTCAATATTGGTGCTCAATAG
- a CDS encoding DUF721 domain-containing protein, protein MAKRKNTNLNMGEALKEFISENRLQKGMDRVNAREAWKQMMGNGVNNYTTAIELRNDTLFVSLSSSVLREELSHGKSKIIKMLNEEMGRNLITKIVLR, encoded by the coding sequence ATGGCGAAAAGAAAAAATACCAACCTTAATATGGGCGAAGCTTTAAAAGAATTCATTTCGGAGAATAGACTCCAAAAAGGAATGGATCGGGTGAATGCCCGTGAAGCATGGAAACAAATGATGGGCAATGGTGTAAACAATTATACTACGGCCATTGAGCTGCGTAACGACACCCTTTTTGTATCCCTTTCCTCTTCTGTTCTACGAGAAGAACTAAGCCATGGGAAATCGAAAATCATAAAAATGTTGAATGAAGAAATGGGCCGCAATCTTATAACGAAAATTGTACTGCGATAA
- a CDS encoding lipocalin family protein, translated as MKSLKFLLVFLVISACNQKVTWDQIPNLNGYWEIEKVTFPDGSEKKYTVNTSIDYIELNDKQGFRKKVQPTLSGTYDTSDDAEAFTLLEKGDNIGMYYKNELSEWEEEITTIGQNSFSVTNKEQITYHYKRFEPINLE; from the coding sequence ATGAAATCGCTTAAATTCCTTTTAGTCTTTTTAGTCATTAGCGCATGCAATCAAAAAGTGACCTGGGATCAAATCCCAAATCTTAATGGCTATTGGGAAATAGAAAAAGTAACCTTCCCCGATGGTTCGGAAAAAAAGTATACCGTAAACACCAGCATAGATTATATTGAATTAAATGACAAACAAGGGTTTCGAAAAAAAGTACAACCCACACTATCAGGAACCTACGACACCTCCGATGATGCGGAAGCCTTTACCCTCTTGGAAAAAGGCGACAATATCGGTATGTACTATAAAAACGAACTGAGTGAATGGGAAGAAGAAATCACCACTATAGGCCAGAATAGCTTTAGTGTTACCAATAAGGAACAAATCACCTATCACTACAAAAGATTTGAACCTATTAATCTCGAATAA
- a CDS encoding WbqC family protein, producing MQLLLHPGYFPNIANFAALAQNEICWEVKDNYQKQTFRNRCYICTDLGRHMLNIPIKHIGGENKKQTFSDVVIDNDYKWQRQHWRTLQTAYRTSPFFEFYEDDIAPLYKGTFTSLMEFNLKTIETICDCLQITMPTERTEAYQSKATDKMDGRHLINSKSELHFHQPDYVQVFSDRNPFIANLSILDLLFNEGTNTLSYLKNLKLHFSHA from the coding sequence ATGCAATTGCTTCTTCATCCCGGTTATTTTCCGAATATAGCCAATTTCGCGGCTCTTGCCCAGAATGAAATTTGTTGGGAGGTTAAAGATAATTATCAAAAGCAAACTTTTCGGAACCGATGCTATATCTGCACCGATTTAGGAAGGCATATGTTAAACATTCCTATAAAACATATCGGAGGTGAAAATAAAAAACAAACCTTCTCAGATGTAGTAATAGACAACGACTACAAGTGGCAACGCCAACATTGGCGTACCTTACAAACAGCCTACCGGACTTCCCCCTTCTTCGAATTTTACGAAGATGACATAGCCCCATTGTACAAAGGCACCTTCACATCGCTAATGGAGTTTAACCTAAAGACTATTGAAACCATTTGTGATTGCTTACAAATAACCATGCCCACGGAAAGGACCGAAGCATACCAATCCAAAGCAACCGATAAAATGGACGGACGTCATTTAATAAATTCAAAATCGGAACTTCACTTTCACCAACCAGATTATGTTCAGGTTTTCAGTGATAGAAATCCCTTTATTGCCAATCTCAGTATATTGGACCTCCTGTTCAATGAGGGTACCAATACCCTTTCCTATCTTAAAAATTTAAAATTACATTTTTCCCATGCTTAG
- a CDS encoding tetratricopeptide repeat protein, giving the protein MATYKKRGFKPKNKEEENLLDKQESTTAEVFSSLDEGASKSEEWVSRNQNYILGVIGVIAVSVLGYMAYYQFVEKPNAESAANEMMYPQQYFDQALYATAEKDSLFTLALNGAEGKFGFLDIIDEYNGTPAANLAKYSAGMAYLNMQKYDEAIKYLEGFSTKDIILGAVAKGGIGDAFLQLNQPEDALGYYEKAVSHSTNEYTTPKFLYKAGVTAMELNKKDKALKYFQRIKDEFSSSEEAKTIDAFIGKAKSI; this is encoded by the coding sequence ATGGCAACTTACAAGAAAAGAGGTTTTAAACCGAAAAATAAAGAGGAGGAGAATCTGTTGGATAAGCAGGAGAGTACCACTGCTGAAGTATTTAGTTCTTTGGATGAAGGGGCCTCGAAATCCGAGGAATGGGTTTCTAGGAACCAGAATTATATCCTTGGAGTGATTGGTGTAATTGCTGTTAGCGTATTGGGATATATGGCTTATTATCAGTTTGTGGAAAAGCCGAATGCAGAAAGTGCCGCCAATGAGATGATGTATCCCCAACAATATTTTGACCAAGCCCTTTACGCAACTGCGGAAAAGGATTCTTTATTTACATTGGCCTTGAACGGTGCTGAGGGTAAATTTGGATTTTTGGATATTATTGATGAATACAACGGAACTCCGGCCGCAAATTTAGCCAAGTATTCTGCAGGGATGGCATACTTGAACATGCAAAAGTATGACGAGGCTATTAAGTATTTAGAAGGATTTTCTACCAAGGATATCATTTTAGGTGCCGTTGCCAAAGGGGGTATCGGTGATGCTTTCTTACAATTGAACCAACCAGAAGACGCTTTGGGGTACTACGAAAAAGCAGTGTCGCACAGTACCAACGAATATACTACGCCTAAATTTTTGTACAAAGCAGGAGTTACAGCGATGGAATTGAATAAAAAAGACAAAGCGCTTAAATATTTCCAAAGAATTAAGGACGAATTCTCCTCTTCTGAAGAAGCTAAGACAATAGATGCCTTTATAGGCAAGGCAAAAAGTATTTAA